A single region of the Anopheles funestus chromosome X, idAnoFuneDA-416_04, whole genome shotgun sequence genome encodes:
- the LOC125764818 gene encoding uncharacterized protein LOC125764818 isoform X4, with product MEQCNNDRPCVISSGNFFPQNSKSKQQQQQQQHTQAISKHLTQKDDPHLHSPHQDQSSLGEIEVILVQQHKQDALSVIIHPQESMQQINMCLGSQNPGSVDSMMSSDFQTLSPMHDRDSPVSLNTNTSYATLTPLQPLPPISTMSDKFAYSIGGNICEAFPGINSGAVGVNIEINSCYNLEKLGVIHSPVHLSAVQELSPDGGDVHSHHHHHQHHHHHHHHHPDVLQEKATCGLKDGLKDHLSASEKDTLADDGGKGGGGGGGGGGGGNVGSGGDPCILVRASPLPPSLGTVDDRFLGSGKGAELVVRHQKDDGEQFSGTVQYLEHPNGSDVLHGTNGSGPGGGDSSGGGGGGGGGSGGGSGAGNGMGGILTGKEHHQSVFLNKSFSSKTNISDLNLCKEIVIDDVYEESELDHVKLEEKKLEESCNQQLTNGGGNGQGLGGKSGSCVSLGDVGCINGDIEEINTKELAHRISSELKRYSIPQAIFAQRVLCRSQGTLSDLLRNPKPWSKLKSGRETFRRMYKWIQEPEYQRMSALRLAGN from the coding sequence ATGGAGCAATGCAATAACGATCGTCCTTGTGTTATCAGTAGTGGAAACTTTTTTCCCCAGAATTCCAAGTcgaaacagcagcaacagcagcagcaacacacacaGGCAATCAGCAAACATCTAACGCAAAAGGATGACCCCCATCTGCACAGCCCGCACCAGGATCAGTCGTCGCTCGGCGAGATTGAGGTGATTCTCGTGCAGCAGCACAAACAGGACGCCCTATCGGTGATCATCCATCCTCAGGAGAGCATGCAGCAGATCAACATGTGCCTGGGCAGCCAGAACCCGGGCTCGGTCGACTCGATGATGTCGTCCGACTTTCAGACGCTCTCGCCGATGCACGACCGGGACTCGCCGGTCAGCCTCAACACGAACACCTCCTATGCGACGCTGACGCCCCTGCAGCCGCTGCCACCGATCTCTACAATGTCGGACAAGTTCGCGTACTCGATCGGTGGCAACATCTGCGAGGCCTTCCCGGGCATCAACAGCGGTGCGGTCGGGGTAAACATCGAGATCAACTCGTGCTACAACCTGGAGAAGCTGGGCGTTATCCATTCGCCGGTGCACCTGAGCGCGGTACAGGAACTCTCGCCGGACGGGGGCGATGTCCattcgcatcatcatcaccatcagcaccaccaccatcatcaccatcatcatccggaCGTGCTGCAGGAGAAGGCGACGTGCGGGCTGAAGGATGGGCTCAAGGATCATCTGTCCGCCAGCGAAAAGGACACACTCGCGGACGATGGTGGGAAGGGTGGCGGGGGCGGaggcggcggtggtggcggcggtaATGTTGGTAGTGGGGGAGATCCGTGCATTTTGGTTCGTGCCTCACCGCTACCGCCCAGCCTCGGAACGGTCGACGATCGGTTCCTTGGGTCGGGGAAGGGTGCGGAACTGGTCGTGCGGCACCAGAAGGACGATGGGGAACAGTTTAGCGGCACAGTGCAATACCTGGAACACCCGAACGGGTCGGATGTGCTACACGGCACCAACGGTTCCGGTCCCGGCGGAGGTGATAGTAGTGGCGGTGGAGGAGGCGGAGGAGGCGGTAGTGGAGGTGGTAGTGGTGCCGGGAACGGTATGGGAGGCATCCTGACAGGCAAGGAACACCACCAGTCGGTGTTTCTTAACAAGTCTTTCAGTTCAAAAACCAACATAAGCGACCTTAACCTGTGTAAAGAGATTGTTATCGACGACGTGTACGAGGAGTCGGAGCTGGACCACGTGAAGCTGGAGGAGAAAAAGCTGGAGGAATCGTGCAATCAACAACTGACCAATGGGGGCGGTAACGGGCAGGGACTAGGCGGGAAGAGCGGGTCTTGCGTGTCGCTCGGGGACGTCGGCTGCATAAACGGTGACATCGAGGAGATCAACACGAAGGAGCTGGCGCACCGGATCAGCTCCGAGCTGAAGCGCTACAGCATTCCGCAGGCGATCTTCGCTCAACGGGTGCTGTGCCGATCACAAGGCACACTGTCCGATCTGCTCCGGAACCCGAAACCGTGGTCGAAGCTGAAGTCGGGCCGCGAAACGTTCCGCCGGATGTACAAATGGATACAGGAACCGGAATATCAGCGAATGTCCGCACTCAGGCTCGCAG
- the LOC125764818 gene encoding uncharacterized protein LOC125764818 isoform X3 produces the protein MEQCNNDRPCVISSGNFFPQNSKSKQQQQQQQHTQAISKHLTQKDDPHLHSPHQDQSSLGEIEVILVQQHKQDALSVIIHPQESMQQINMCLGSQNPGSVDSMMSSDFQTLSPMHDRDSPVSLNTNTSYATLTPLQPLPPISTMSDKFAYSIGGNICEAFPGINSGAVGVNIEINSCYNLEKLGVIHSPVHLSAVQELSPDGGDVHSHHHHHQHHHHHHHHHPDVLQEKATCGLKDGLKDHLSASEKDTLADDGGKGGGGGGGGGGGGNVGSGGDPCILVRASPLPPSLGTVDDRFLGSGKGAELVVRHQKDDGEQFSGTVQYLEHPNGSDVLHGTNGSGPGGGDSSGGGGGGGGGSGGGSGAGNGMGGILTGKEHHQSVFLNKSFSSKTNISDLNLCKEIVIDDVYEESELDHVKLEEKKLEESCNQQLTNGGGNGQGLGGKSGSCVSLGDVGCINGDIEEINTKELAHRISSELKRYSIPQAIFAQRVLCRSQGTLSDLLRNPKPWSKLKSGRETFRRMYKWIQEPEYQRMSALRLAATQSAKPGN, from the coding sequence ATGGAGCAATGCAATAACGATCGTCCTTGTGTTATCAGTAGTGGAAACTTTTTTCCCCAGAATTCCAAGTcgaaacagcagcaacagcagcagcaacacacacaGGCAATCAGCAAACATCTAACGCAAAAGGATGACCCCCATCTGCACAGCCCGCACCAGGATCAGTCGTCGCTCGGCGAGATTGAGGTGATTCTCGTGCAGCAGCACAAACAGGACGCCCTATCGGTGATCATCCATCCTCAGGAGAGCATGCAGCAGATCAACATGTGCCTGGGCAGCCAGAACCCGGGCTCGGTCGACTCGATGATGTCGTCCGACTTTCAGACGCTCTCGCCGATGCACGACCGGGACTCGCCGGTCAGCCTCAACACGAACACCTCCTATGCGACGCTGACGCCCCTGCAGCCGCTGCCACCGATCTCTACAATGTCGGACAAGTTCGCGTACTCGATCGGTGGCAACATCTGCGAGGCCTTCCCGGGCATCAACAGCGGTGCGGTCGGGGTAAACATCGAGATCAACTCGTGCTACAACCTGGAGAAGCTGGGCGTTATCCATTCGCCGGTGCACCTGAGCGCGGTACAGGAACTCTCGCCGGACGGGGGCGATGTCCattcgcatcatcatcaccatcagcaccaccaccatcatcaccatcatcatccggaCGTGCTGCAGGAGAAGGCGACGTGCGGGCTGAAGGATGGGCTCAAGGATCATCTGTCCGCCAGCGAAAAGGACACACTCGCGGACGATGGTGGGAAGGGTGGCGGGGGCGGaggcggcggtggtggcggcggtaATGTTGGTAGTGGGGGAGATCCGTGCATTTTGGTTCGTGCCTCACCGCTACCGCCCAGCCTCGGAACGGTCGACGATCGGTTCCTTGGGTCGGGGAAGGGTGCGGAACTGGTCGTGCGGCACCAGAAGGACGATGGGGAACAGTTTAGCGGCACAGTGCAATACCTGGAACACCCGAACGGGTCGGATGTGCTACACGGCACCAACGGTTCCGGTCCCGGCGGAGGTGATAGTAGTGGCGGTGGAGGAGGCGGAGGAGGCGGTAGTGGAGGTGGTAGTGGTGCCGGGAACGGTATGGGAGGCATCCTGACAGGCAAGGAACACCACCAGTCGGTGTTTCTTAACAAGTCTTTCAGTTCAAAAACCAACATAAGCGACCTTAACCTGTGTAAAGAGATTGTTATCGACGACGTGTACGAGGAGTCGGAGCTGGACCACGTGAAGCTGGAGGAGAAAAAGCTGGAGGAATCGTGCAATCAACAACTGACCAATGGGGGCGGTAACGGGCAGGGACTAGGCGGGAAGAGCGGGTCTTGCGTGTCGCTCGGGGACGTCGGCTGCATAAACGGTGACATCGAGGAGATCAACACGAAGGAGCTGGCGCACCGGATCAGCTCCGAGCTGAAGCGCTACAGCATTCCGCAGGCGATCTTCGCTCAACGGGTGCTGTGCCGATCACAAGGCACACTGTCCGATCTGCTCCGGAACCCGAAACCGTGGTCGAAGCTGAAGTCGGGCCGCGAAACGTTCCGCCGGATGTACAAATGGATACAGGAACCGGAATATCAGCGAATGTCCGCACTCAGGCTCGCAG